One window from the genome of Pedobacter schmidteae encodes:
- a CDS encoding glycoside hydrolase family 97 protein encodes MKKNILLSLLLLTAAKVFAQDQMVLKSPNQKTAITLSVRNNSLNYEVSSGNKVVINSSPIRMFVDGSDITSGITMGKAERYQLNEQYPWYGVHATARNHYNGAKMDIVNGAVNYTLDLRVFDDGVAFRLVVPGKDNEKRVADEATVFTLPAGSLAWYHDLYMHYEGVYEKKNMDTVKAGQWAAPSVTFQQPHNKLYVAITEADLKNYGGMALQTDGKKGMVLRLPQHQPTSYPYKLRYSPADTLKLSKPAVITGTISTPWRVVMIAENLNSLVNNDMVHNLCPPPDKQLFPQGIKTEWIKPGPAVWKYLDEGGESTVANMKEFSRMAGELGFKHNILEGFWNKWSDDDLRGLTDYSRKQGVEIWLWEHSKNLWDTAKRQAFFKRCHDLGIGGLKIDFFDHEAKDVVDLYEDILKETAEQKLMVDFHGANKPTGQERTWPNELTREAVKGMEASKLADRAGHNVTLPFTRFIAGHAEYTPVHFGERRKNTTWTHQIATAAIFSAPLLTYAASPQHLLENPAVEMIKSIPSVWDETIVLPGSAIGEAAIYARRKGNTWFLAAINGKKPVTITVSLSFLGDGTYQKLEVADVKGNTATLKVTKGQNTKKDKIVLDLGEGGGYIAKFTK; translated from the coding sequence ATGAAAAAGAACATATTACTTTCGCTGCTGTTGCTAACAGCGGCGAAAGTCTTTGCGCAAGACCAGATGGTGCTCAAAAGCCCCAATCAGAAAACTGCCATTACGCTATCTGTCAGAAACAATAGTTTAAATTATGAGGTTTCCAGCGGTAATAAAGTGGTCATTAATTCTTCACCCATCCGCATGTTTGTGGACGGCTCAGACATTACCAGCGGCATTACCATGGGCAAAGCCGAAAGGTATCAGCTGAACGAACAATATCCATGGTATGGCGTACATGCTACTGCCCGAAACCATTACAATGGTGCAAAAATGGACATCGTTAATGGCGCAGTCAATTATACATTAGACCTTCGTGTTTTTGATGATGGAGTAGCTTTCAGGTTAGTTGTTCCGGGAAAAGACAATGAAAAAAGAGTTGCCGACGAGGCTACCGTGTTTACGCTGCCTGCAGGCAGCCTGGCCTGGTACCACGATCTGTATATGCACTACGAAGGTGTGTACGAAAAGAAAAATATGGATACCGTAAAGGCGGGGCAGTGGGCCGCACCATCGGTTACTTTTCAGCAGCCTCACAATAAACTTTATGTGGCCATTACCGAGGCCGACCTGAAAAATTATGGTGGTATGGCCCTCCAAACGGATGGCAAAAAAGGAATGGTATTGCGCTTACCGCAACATCAGCCTACTTCTTATCCCTATAAATTGCGCTATAGTCCGGCCGATACCCTGAAATTGTCTAAACCGGCTGTGATAACAGGTACCATTAGTACCCCATGGCGTGTAGTTATGATTGCCGAAAACCTCAACAGCCTGGTCAACAATGATATGGTACACAACCTTTGTCCACCGCCCGATAAGCAGCTGTTTCCGCAAGGTATCAAAACCGAATGGATAAAACCGGGGCCGGCGGTATGGAAATATCTCGACGAAGGTGGCGAAAGTACTGTAGCCAATATGAAGGAGTTTTCCAGAATGGCAGGTGAACTGGGCTTCAAACACAATATTCTGGAAGGATTCTGGAACAAATGGAGCGATGATGATTTGAGGGGCCTGACCGATTACTCCAGGAAACAAGGCGTAGAAATCTGGCTTTGGGAACATTCTAAAAACTTATGGGATACCGCCAAAAGACAAGCCTTTTTTAAACGTTGTCACGATTTGGGCATTGGTGGTTTAAAAATTGATTTTTTTGATCATGAAGCCAAAGATGTAGTAGACTTGTATGAGGATATCCTGAAAGAAACGGCAGAACAGAAATTAATGGTCGATTTTCATGGTGCCAATAAACCTACAGGACAGGAACGTACCTGGCCAAATGAGCTGACCCGTGAAGCTGTAAAAGGTATGGAAGCCAGTAAGCTGGCCGATAGGGCAGGACACAATGTAACGCTTCCTTTTACCAGGTTTATTGCCGGGCATGCCGAATATACTCCTGTACATTTTGGCGAACGTCGTAAAAATACCACCTGGACACACCAGATCGCTACAGCAGCCATTTTCTCTGCACCGCTGCTTACCTACGCCGCTAGTCCGCAACACCTGCTCGAAAATCCGGCAGTAGAAATGATCAAAAGCATCCCTTCCGTATGGGATGAAACGATTGTATTGCCAGGCTCGGCAATTGGCGAAGCTGCAATTTATGCCAGACGTAAGGGCAATACCTGGTTCCTGGCCGCTATCAATGGTAAAAAGCCGGTAACCATAACGGTTTCCCTGTCATTTTTGGGCGATGGTACCTATCAAAAGTTGGAAGTGGCTGATGTAAAAGGAAACACGGCTACGCTAAAAGTCACGAAAGGTCAAAACACCAAAAAGGATAAAATTGTACTCGATCTGGGCGAAGGCGGTGGTTATATCGCTAAGTTCACAAAATAA
- a CDS encoding RNA polymerase sigma factor — MSVKHIHTDEELFALIKEGNHVAYTQIFDRFYGVLYLHALKILQDEDEAKDLIQELFEMIWARRSTLSLTGSLSSYLYASTRNMVLNRIAYKKVRGRYIQSLGQFMEQEQCLTDFHVREQQLKQLIEQEIAALPSKMSEIFRLSRTEYLSHKEIASKLSLSELTVKTQVKRALKILKPKFGFVISFLLFFIS; from the coding sequence ATGTCGGTAAAACACATACATACAGATGAAGAATTATTTGCATTGATAAAGGAGGGCAACCATGTTGCTTACACGCAGATATTTGACCGCTTTTATGGCGTATTGTATTTACATGCCCTCAAAATCCTTCAGGATGAGGATGAAGCCAAAGACCTGATACAGGAATTGTTTGAAATGATCTGGGCCCGGCGCAGTACATTAAGTTTAACGGGAAGTTTATCATCTTATTTATACGCCAGTACACGCAATATGGTACTCAATCGTATAGCTTATAAAAAGGTGAGGGGCAGATATATCCAATCCCTCGGGCAGTTTATGGAACAGGAACAGTGTCTTACCGATTTCCATGTACGCGAGCAGCAGCTCAAACAACTCATTGAACAGGAGATTGCTGCTTTACCTTCAAAAATGAGTGAAATTTTCCGTCTCAGCCGAACCGAATACCTGTCTCACAAAGAAATTGCCTCAAAACTGTCCCTTTCCGAATTAACAGTCAAAACACAGGTCAAAAGGGCTTTAAAGATACTTAAACCCAAGTTTGGCTTCGTCATTAGCTTCCTGTTGTTTTTTATTTCCTGA